The proteins below come from a single Prochlorococcus marinus CUG1415 genomic window:
- a CDS encoding iron-containing alcohol dehydrogenase: MQSISPETIFRGNDAWEKALPQITKLTKSPLILGRTIYTNDLRNKIFKDLKNQNTNVNSADLEFDCCYEDISRVKNIILKNNHDSVIAAGGGKVLDSGKYIAECLDIPCITVPLSASTCAGWTALSNIYTKNGQFIKDIALRSCPKVLVYDHKFIQTAPSRTLASGIADALAKWYESSVTSSTIDDGLVQQAIQISRVLRDQLLIDGEKAFKGQFENNPSWRNTVEACGLTAGLVGGIGGEKCRTAAAHAIHNAITQIITPNKFLHGEIVGVGLLLQLRLEEMKNNNKLADQSTKQLLSLMKQLNLPTTIAQLGINVFEDNNLEKIADFTCRDKSEIHFLPFEINKQDIEEVIANFEQQKIKI, translated from the coding sequence ATGCAGTCAATCTCTCCAGAAACTATATTTAGGGGGAATGATGCTTGGGAAAAAGCTTTACCTCAAATTACTAAATTAACTAAAAGTCCATTAATTTTAGGAAGAACCATTTATACGAATGATCTTAGAAATAAAATTTTTAAAGATTTAAAGAATCAAAACACTAATGTTAATTCTGCTGATTTAGAATTTGATTGTTGTTATGAAGATATATCAAGAGTTAAGAATATCATCTTAAAGAATAATCATGACTCTGTTATCGCAGCTGGAGGGGGTAAAGTTCTTGATTCTGGGAAATATATAGCAGAATGCCTTGATATTCCTTGTATTACAGTGCCTCTTAGCGCCTCTACATGTGCAGGTTGGACGGCTTTATCAAATATTTATACAAAAAATGGCCAGTTTATAAAGGATATTGCATTAAGATCTTGTCCAAAAGTCTTAGTATATGATCATAAATTCATTCAAACAGCTCCTTCGAGAACACTCGCAAGTGGTATCGCAGATGCTTTAGCAAAATGGTATGAATCCTCAGTAACAAGTTCAACAATAGATGATGGTCTTGTTCAACAAGCGATTCAGATTTCAAGAGTTTTAAGAGATCAACTATTAATAGATGGAGAAAAAGCATTTAAGGGTCAATTTGAAAATAATCCTTCTTGGCGAAATACTGTAGAGGCTTGTGGACTTACAGCAGGATTAGTAGGTGGTATTGGGGGAGAAAAGTGTAGGACTGCTGCTGCACATGCTATTCATAATGCAATTACTCAGATAATTACCCCAAACAAATTCTTACATGGTGAGATCGTTGGGGTTGGATTGTTATTGCAATTAAGACTAGAAGAAATGAAAAATAATAATAAATTAGCTGATCAATCAACTAAACAATTGTTGTCACTTATGAAACAATTGAATTTGCCCACTACTATTGCACAACTTGGAATAAATGTTTTTGAAGATAATAATTTAGAGAAAATTGCTGATTTTACTTGTCGAGATAAATCTGAGATCCACTTTTTGCCTTTTGAAATTAATAAACAGGACATAGAAGAGGTTATTGCAAATTTTGAACAACAAAAAATTAAAATATAA